One segment of Calliopsis andreniformis isolate RMS-2024a chromosome 1, iyCalAndr_principal, whole genome shotgun sequence DNA contains the following:
- the Sff gene encoding BRSK family serine/threonine-protein kinase sugar-free frosting isoform X4, translating into MGLELQGLVKLGVHCVLGKKVAIKIINREKLSESVLMKVEREIAIMKLIDHPHVLGLSDVYENKKYLYLVLEHVSGGELFDYLVKKGRLTPKEARRFFRQIISALDFCHSHSICHRDLKPENLLLDEKNNIKIADFGMASLQPAGSMLETSCGSPHYACPEVIRGEKYDGRKADVWSCGVILYALLVGALPFDDDNLRKLLEKVKRGVFYIPHFVPPECQNLLRGMIEVDPEKRLTLAEINRHVWVTAAGKGELELELSMMDVVQTHVIPSVDAIDPDVLQAIASLGCFKERDKLIQELLSPNHNTEKVIYFLLLERKRRRPACEDELEVMRGGIRGSASQLEVDPPRKRVDTCRVNGSTALNLGEISHGSPLTPRRQSSTRHPARRSPSTGCHSHASHSHASTPSSSPLHGANAVAGLLSSHRAPPAATSHLGQTGSPHRLSTVTNTTGNGNTSTPAVPAPIPTVPNVGIEINNVHQAVAIGVTPPGSPHTGAGSGAHPWRSRLTTIKNSFLGSPRFHRRKLLTSAEEMHLTPDSSPELTKKSWFGSLMTTEKDETFTVLVKGKTLANVKADLIHAFLSIAELSHSVSSAMSFRVEYKSGNTARAMFQRQVCFQVDINAISKQPNEPLYAITFTLLSGNIRRFRKVCEHIQSQVCVGYEGMMRGQRRPAPPSPQASRKFTTEMSESSSCGSDTSERLLFPHPATRQVVCFNKIDSDIESDTSVFDAKSPSRENGRRSSTSTNNNNPVAGDATPTPGSPTKAVRSNSESQNTPEKKCVTTMSGNNIA; encoded by the exons GATTGGTGAAGCTTGGGGTCCACTGTGTGTTGGGCAAAAAGGTGGCGATCAAGATCATCAACAGGGAGAAACTATCGGAATCAGTGCTGATGAAGGTGGAGAGAGAAATCGCGATCATGAAGTTAATAGACCATCCTCATGTGCTCGGTCTCTCGGACGTGTACGAAAACAAGAAATATTT ATACCTCGTATTGGAACACGTATCGGGAGGAGAGCTTTTCGATTATTTAGTAAAAAAGGGTAGACTTACACCGAAGGAAGCAAGGAGATTTTTTCGACAAATCATTTCCGCATTAGATTTTTGTCACAGTCATAGTATATG TCATAGAGACTTGAAGCCTGAAAATTTATTACTGGATGAGAAAAACAACATTAAGATCGCGGATTTCGGGATGGCATCGTTACAACCTGCCGGTTCTATGTTAGAAACTAGCTGCGGCTCCCCTCATTACGCCTGCCCCGAAGTGATTCGG GGAGAGAAATACGATGGCAGAAAGGCAGATGTGTGGTCCTGCGGTGTAATACTTTACGCGCTTCTGGTGGGTGCGTTACCCTTTGACGACGACAATTTAAGAAAGTTATTGGAAAAAGTGAAGCGCGGTGTGTTTTACATACCTCACTTCGTTCCACCCGAATGCCAGAATCTACTTAGAGGAATGATCGAAGTTGATCCTGAGAAAAGATTAACG CTGGCGGAAATAAATAGGCATGTGTGGGTGACAGCAGCGGGAAAAGGCGAATTGGAACTAGAACTGTCAATGATGGACGTAGTACAGACACATGTTATTCCGTCCGTGGACGCTATCGATCCAGATGTGTTACAGGCGATCGCGAGTCTAGGCTGCTTTAAAGAGCGTGACAAACTCATCCAGGAACTTCTCAGCCCGAA CCACAACACTGAAAAAGTTATCTACTTCTTGTTGCTCGAGAGAAAACGAAGAAGACCCGCGTGCGAAGACGAGCTTGAAGTGATGAGAGGAGGCATAAGAGGATCCGCGAGCCAACTGGAGGTAGATCCGCCGAGAAAGCGAGTAGACACTTGTCGGGTGAACGGTAGCACAGCCTTAAATCTCGGAGAAATCAGTCACGGATCTCCTTTGACACCTAGGAGACAATCGAG CACGCGTCATCCCGCGCGTCGTTCGCCAAGCACAGGATGTCACTCACACGCGTCGCATTCACACGCATCGACGCCAAGTAGTTCACCATTGCATGGCGCAAACGCCGTCGCCGGGCTGTTGAGTTCTCACAGAGCACCGCCGGCGGCTACCTCGCATCTGGGCCAGACGGGAAGTCCTCATAGGCTTTCCACGGTGACCAACACCACGGGGAATGGCAACACTTCTACCCCAGCCGTACCAGCGCCAATCCCAACCGTGCCCAATGTCGGCATAGAGATAAACAACGTTCATCAAG CAGTCGCTATCGGTGTTACACCGCCGGGATCACCACACACCGGTGCTGGTTCTGGGGCTCACCCCTGGAGATCAAGACTAACCACCATCAAAAATTCGTTTTTGGGCAGCCCACGATTTCATAGGCGCAAATTACTCACGAGCGCCGAAGAG ATGCATCTTACACCAGATTCCTCTCCGGAACTGACGAAGAAATCCTGGTTCGGTAGCTTGATGACCACAGAGAAAGATGAAACGTTCACAGTTCTCGTTAAAGGGAAAACGTTGGCCAACGTGAAGGCTGATTTGATACATGCTTTTCTATCG ATAGCAGAATTATCTCACAGTGTGAGTTCGGCCATGTCCTTCAGAGTGGAATACAAAAGCGGAAACACTGCACGAGCAATGTTTCAACGGCAGGTCTGTTTTCAAGTCGATATCAACGCCATTTCAAAGCAGCCCAACGAACCTTTGTACGCCATTACTTTTACTTTATTAAGTG GGAACATTCGAAGATTTCGAAAAGTTTGCGAGCACATACAGTCGCAAGTGTGCGTGGGATACGAGGGTATGATGAGAGGTCAACGCAGACCAGCGCCACCGAGTCCTCAGGCCTCTCGGAAATTCACGACGGAAATGAGCGAGAGTTCCAGCTGCGGCAGCGACACTAGCGAACGACTGCTCTTCCCTCACCCAGCTACCAGACAGGTAGTCTGTTTCAACAAG ATTGATTCGGACATTGAATCGGACACGTCGGTGTTTGATGCGAAGTCGCCGAGTCGTGAAAACGGTCGCAGAAGCTCGACATCGACGAACAATAATAACCCGGTTGCCGGCGACGCGACACCGACGCCCGGAAGCCCGACCAAAGCAGTTCGCAGCAACTCTGAAAGCCAGAACACACCGGAGAAGAAGTGCGTTACCACCATGAGCGGTAACAACATAGCGTGA
- the Sff gene encoding BRSK family serine/threonine-protein kinase sugar-free frosting isoform X3, translating to MQGKESPVGSNTQETHQYVGPYRLEKTLGKGQTGLVKLGVHCVLGKKVAIKIINREKLSESVLMKVEREIAIMKLIDHPHVLGLSDVYENKKYLYLVLEHVSGGELFDYLVKKGRLTPKEARRFFRQIISALDFCHSHSICHRDLKPENLLLDEKNNIKIADFGMASLQPAGSMLETSCGSPHYACPEVIRGEKYDGRKADVWSCGVILYALLVGALPFDDDNLRKLLEKVKRGVFYIPHFVPPECQNLLRGMIEVDPEKRLTLAEINRHVWVTAAGKGELELELSMMDVVQTHVIPSVDAIDPDVLQAIASLGCFKERDKLIQELLSPNHNTEKVIYFLLLERKRRRPACEDELEVMRGGIRGSASQLEVDPPRKRVDTCRVNGSTALNLGEISHGSPLTPRRQSSTRHPARRSPSTGCHSHASHSHASTPSSSPLHGANAVAGLLSSHRAPPAATSHLGQTGSPHRLSTVTNTTGNGNTSTPAVPAPIPTVPNVGIEINNVHQAVAIGVTPPGSPHTGAGSGAHPWRSRLTTIKNSFLGSPRFHRRKLLTSAEEMHLTPDSSPELTKKSWFGSLMTTEKDETFTVLVKGKTLANVKADLIHAFLSIAELSHSVSSAMSFRVEYKSGNTARAMFQRQVCFQVDINAISKQPNEPLYAITFTLLSGNIRRFRKVCEHIQSQVCVGYEGMMRGQRRPAPPSPQASRKFTTEMSESSSCGSDTSERLLFPHPATRQIDSDIESDTSVFDAKSPSRENGRRSSTSTNNNNPVAGDATPTPGSPTKAVRSNSESQNTPEKKCVTTMSGNNIA from the exons GATTGGTGAAGCTTGGGGTCCACTGTGTGTTGGGCAAAAAGGTGGCGATCAAGATCATCAACAGGGAGAAACTATCGGAATCAGTGCTGATGAAGGTGGAGAGAGAAATCGCGATCATGAAGTTAATAGACCATCCTCATGTGCTCGGTCTCTCGGACGTGTACGAAAACAAGAAATATTT ATACCTCGTATTGGAACACGTATCGGGAGGAGAGCTTTTCGATTATTTAGTAAAAAAGGGTAGACTTACACCGAAGGAAGCAAGGAGATTTTTTCGACAAATCATTTCCGCATTAGATTTTTGTCACAGTCATAGTATATG TCATAGAGACTTGAAGCCTGAAAATTTATTACTGGATGAGAAAAACAACATTAAGATCGCGGATTTCGGGATGGCATCGTTACAACCTGCCGGTTCTATGTTAGAAACTAGCTGCGGCTCCCCTCATTACGCCTGCCCCGAAGTGATTCGG GGAGAGAAATACGATGGCAGAAAGGCAGATGTGTGGTCCTGCGGTGTAATACTTTACGCGCTTCTGGTGGGTGCGTTACCCTTTGACGACGACAATTTAAGAAAGTTATTGGAAAAAGTGAAGCGCGGTGTGTTTTACATACCTCACTTCGTTCCACCCGAATGCCAGAATCTACTTAGAGGAATGATCGAAGTTGATCCTGAGAAAAGATTAACG CTGGCGGAAATAAATAGGCATGTGTGGGTGACAGCAGCGGGAAAAGGCGAATTGGAACTAGAACTGTCAATGATGGACGTAGTACAGACACATGTTATTCCGTCCGTGGACGCTATCGATCCAGATGTGTTACAGGCGATCGCGAGTCTAGGCTGCTTTAAAGAGCGTGACAAACTCATCCAGGAACTTCTCAGCCCGAA CCACAACACTGAAAAAGTTATCTACTTCTTGTTGCTCGAGAGAAAACGAAGAAGACCCGCGTGCGAAGACGAGCTTGAAGTGATGAGAGGAGGCATAAGAGGATCCGCGAGCCAACTGGAGGTAGATCCGCCGAGAAAGCGAGTAGACACTTGTCGGGTGAACGGTAGCACAGCCTTAAATCTCGGAGAAATCAGTCACGGATCTCCTTTGACACCTAGGAGACAATCGAG CACGCGTCATCCCGCGCGTCGTTCGCCAAGCACAGGATGTCACTCACACGCGTCGCATTCACACGCATCGACGCCAAGTAGTTCACCATTGCATGGCGCAAACGCCGTCGCCGGGCTGTTGAGTTCTCACAGAGCACCGCCGGCGGCTACCTCGCATCTGGGCCAGACGGGAAGTCCTCATAGGCTTTCCACGGTGACCAACACCACGGGGAATGGCAACACTTCTACCCCAGCCGTACCAGCGCCAATCCCAACCGTGCCCAATGTCGGCATAGAGATAAACAACGTTCATCAAG CAGTCGCTATCGGTGTTACACCGCCGGGATCACCACACACCGGTGCTGGTTCTGGGGCTCACCCCTGGAGATCAAGACTAACCACCATCAAAAATTCGTTTTTGGGCAGCCCACGATTTCATAGGCGCAAATTACTCACGAGCGCCGAAGAG ATGCATCTTACACCAGATTCCTCTCCGGAACTGACGAAGAAATCCTGGTTCGGTAGCTTGATGACCACAGAGAAAGATGAAACGTTCACAGTTCTCGTTAAAGGGAAAACGTTGGCCAACGTGAAGGCTGATTTGATACATGCTTTTCTATCG ATAGCAGAATTATCTCACAGTGTGAGTTCGGCCATGTCCTTCAGAGTGGAATACAAAAGCGGAAACACTGCACGAGCAATGTTTCAACGGCAGGTCTGTTTTCAAGTCGATATCAACGCCATTTCAAAGCAGCCCAACGAACCTTTGTACGCCATTACTTTTACTTTATTAAGTG GGAACATTCGAAGATTTCGAAAAGTTTGCGAGCACATACAGTCGCAAGTGTGCGTGGGATACGAGGGTATGATGAGAGGTCAACGCAGACCAGCGCCACCGAGTCCTCAGGCCTCTCGGAAATTCACGACGGAAATGAGCGAGAGTTCCAGCTGCGGCAGCGACACTAGCGAACGACTGCTCTTCCCTCACCCAGCTACCAGACAG ATTGATTCGGACATTGAATCGGACACGTCGGTGTTTGATGCGAAGTCGCCGAGTCGTGAAAACGGTCGCAGAAGCTCGACATCGACGAACAATAATAACCCGGTTGCCGGCGACGCGACACCGACGCCCGGAAGCCCGACCAAAGCAGTTCGCAGCAACTCTGAAAGCCAGAACACACCGGAGAAGAAGTGCGTTACCACCATGAGCGGTAACAACATAGCGTGA
- the Sff gene encoding BRSK family serine/threonine-protein kinase sugar-free frosting isoform X1: protein MQGKESPVGSNTQETHQYVGPYRLEKTLGKGQTGLVKLGVHCVLGKKVAIKIINREKLSESVLMKVEREIAIMKLIDHPHVLGLSDVYENKKYLYLVLEHVSGGELFDYLVKKGRLTPKEARRFFRQIISALDFCHSHSICHRDLKPENLLLDEKNNIKIADFGMASLQPAGSMLETSCGSPHYACPEVIRGEKYDGRKADVWSCGVILYALLVGALPFDDDNLRKLLEKVKRGVFYIPHFVPPECQNLLRGMIEVDPEKRLTLAEINRHVWVTAAGKGELELELSMMDVVQTHVIPSVDAIDPDVLQAIASLGCFKERDKLIQELLSPNHNTEKVIYFLLLERKRRRPACEDELEVMRGGIRGSASQLEVDPPRKRVDTCRVNGSTALNLGEISHGSPLTPRRQSSTRHPARRSPSTGCHSHASHSHASTPSSSPLHGANAVAGLLSSHRAPPAATSHLGQTGSPHRLSTVTNTTGNGNTSTPAVPAPIPTVPNVGIEINNVHQAVAIGVTPPGSPHTGAGSGAHPWRSRLTTIKNSFLGSPRFHRRKLLTSAEEMHLTPDSSPELTKKSWFGSLMTTEKDETFTVLVKGKTLANVKADLIHAFLSIAELSHSVSSAMSFRVEYKSGNTARAMFQRQVCFQVDINAISKQPNEPLYAITFTLLSGNIRRFRKVCEHIQSQVCVGYEGMMRGQRRPAPPSPQASRKFTTEMSESSSCGSDTSERLLFPHPATRQVVCFNKIDSDIESDTSVFDAKSPSRENGRRSSTSTNNNNPVAGDATPTPGSPTKAVRSNSESQNTPEKKCVTTMSGNNIA, encoded by the exons GATTGGTGAAGCTTGGGGTCCACTGTGTGTTGGGCAAAAAGGTGGCGATCAAGATCATCAACAGGGAGAAACTATCGGAATCAGTGCTGATGAAGGTGGAGAGAGAAATCGCGATCATGAAGTTAATAGACCATCCTCATGTGCTCGGTCTCTCGGACGTGTACGAAAACAAGAAATATTT ATACCTCGTATTGGAACACGTATCGGGAGGAGAGCTTTTCGATTATTTAGTAAAAAAGGGTAGACTTACACCGAAGGAAGCAAGGAGATTTTTTCGACAAATCATTTCCGCATTAGATTTTTGTCACAGTCATAGTATATG TCATAGAGACTTGAAGCCTGAAAATTTATTACTGGATGAGAAAAACAACATTAAGATCGCGGATTTCGGGATGGCATCGTTACAACCTGCCGGTTCTATGTTAGAAACTAGCTGCGGCTCCCCTCATTACGCCTGCCCCGAAGTGATTCGG GGAGAGAAATACGATGGCAGAAAGGCAGATGTGTGGTCCTGCGGTGTAATACTTTACGCGCTTCTGGTGGGTGCGTTACCCTTTGACGACGACAATTTAAGAAAGTTATTGGAAAAAGTGAAGCGCGGTGTGTTTTACATACCTCACTTCGTTCCACCCGAATGCCAGAATCTACTTAGAGGAATGATCGAAGTTGATCCTGAGAAAAGATTAACG CTGGCGGAAATAAATAGGCATGTGTGGGTGACAGCAGCGGGAAAAGGCGAATTGGAACTAGAACTGTCAATGATGGACGTAGTACAGACACATGTTATTCCGTCCGTGGACGCTATCGATCCAGATGTGTTACAGGCGATCGCGAGTCTAGGCTGCTTTAAAGAGCGTGACAAACTCATCCAGGAACTTCTCAGCCCGAA CCACAACACTGAAAAAGTTATCTACTTCTTGTTGCTCGAGAGAAAACGAAGAAGACCCGCGTGCGAAGACGAGCTTGAAGTGATGAGAGGAGGCATAAGAGGATCCGCGAGCCAACTGGAGGTAGATCCGCCGAGAAAGCGAGTAGACACTTGTCGGGTGAACGGTAGCACAGCCTTAAATCTCGGAGAAATCAGTCACGGATCTCCTTTGACACCTAGGAGACAATCGAG CACGCGTCATCCCGCGCGTCGTTCGCCAAGCACAGGATGTCACTCACACGCGTCGCATTCACACGCATCGACGCCAAGTAGTTCACCATTGCATGGCGCAAACGCCGTCGCCGGGCTGTTGAGTTCTCACAGAGCACCGCCGGCGGCTACCTCGCATCTGGGCCAGACGGGAAGTCCTCATAGGCTTTCCACGGTGACCAACACCACGGGGAATGGCAACACTTCTACCCCAGCCGTACCAGCGCCAATCCCAACCGTGCCCAATGTCGGCATAGAGATAAACAACGTTCATCAAG CAGTCGCTATCGGTGTTACACCGCCGGGATCACCACACACCGGTGCTGGTTCTGGGGCTCACCCCTGGAGATCAAGACTAACCACCATCAAAAATTCGTTTTTGGGCAGCCCACGATTTCATAGGCGCAAATTACTCACGAGCGCCGAAGAG ATGCATCTTACACCAGATTCCTCTCCGGAACTGACGAAGAAATCCTGGTTCGGTAGCTTGATGACCACAGAGAAAGATGAAACGTTCACAGTTCTCGTTAAAGGGAAAACGTTGGCCAACGTGAAGGCTGATTTGATACATGCTTTTCTATCG ATAGCAGAATTATCTCACAGTGTGAGTTCGGCCATGTCCTTCAGAGTGGAATACAAAAGCGGAAACACTGCACGAGCAATGTTTCAACGGCAGGTCTGTTTTCAAGTCGATATCAACGCCATTTCAAAGCAGCCCAACGAACCTTTGTACGCCATTACTTTTACTTTATTAAGTG GGAACATTCGAAGATTTCGAAAAGTTTGCGAGCACATACAGTCGCAAGTGTGCGTGGGATACGAGGGTATGATGAGAGGTCAACGCAGACCAGCGCCACCGAGTCCTCAGGCCTCTCGGAAATTCACGACGGAAATGAGCGAGAGTTCCAGCTGCGGCAGCGACACTAGCGAACGACTGCTCTTCCCTCACCCAGCTACCAGACAGGTAGTCTGTTTCAACAAG ATTGATTCGGACATTGAATCGGACACGTCGGTGTTTGATGCGAAGTCGCCGAGTCGTGAAAACGGTCGCAGAAGCTCGACATCGACGAACAATAATAACCCGGTTGCCGGCGACGCGACACCGACGCCCGGAAGCCCGACCAAAGCAGTTCGCAGCAACTCTGAAAGCCAGAACACACCGGAGAAGAAGTGCGTTACCACCATGAGCGGTAACAACATAGCGTGA
- the Sff gene encoding BRSK family serine/threonine-protein kinase sugar-free frosting isoform X2 translates to MQGKESPVGSNTQETHQYVGPYRLEKTLGKGQTGLVKLGVHCVLGKKVAIKIINREKLSESVLMKVEREIAIMKLIDHPHVLGLSDVYENKKYLYLVLEHVSGGELFDYLVKKGRLTPKEARRFFRQIISALDFCHSHSICHRDLKPENLLLDEKNNIKIADFGMASLQPAGSMLETSCGSPHYACPEVIRGEKYDGRKADVWSCGVILYALLVGALPFDDDNLRKLLEKVKRGVFYIPHFVPPECQNLLRGMIEVDPEKRLTLAEINRHVWVTAAGKGELELELSMMDVVQTHVIPSVDAIDPDVLQAIASLGCFKERDKLIQELLSPNHNTEKVIYFLLLERKRRRPACEDELEVMRGGIRGSASQLEVDPPRKRVDTCRVNGSTALNLGEISHGSPLTPRRQSSTRHPARRSPSTGCHSHASHSHASTPSSSPLHGANAVAGLLSSHRAPPAATSHLGQTGSPHRLSTVTNTTGNGNTSTPAVPAPIPTVPNVGIEINNVHQVAIGVTPPGSPHTGAGSGAHPWRSRLTTIKNSFLGSPRFHRRKLLTSAEEMHLTPDSSPELTKKSWFGSLMTTEKDETFTVLVKGKTLANVKADLIHAFLSIAELSHSVSSAMSFRVEYKSGNTARAMFQRQVCFQVDINAISKQPNEPLYAITFTLLSGNIRRFRKVCEHIQSQVCVGYEGMMRGQRRPAPPSPQASRKFTTEMSESSSCGSDTSERLLFPHPATRQVVCFNKIDSDIESDTSVFDAKSPSRENGRRSSTSTNNNNPVAGDATPTPGSPTKAVRSNSESQNTPEKKCVTTMSGNNIA, encoded by the exons GATTGGTGAAGCTTGGGGTCCACTGTGTGTTGGGCAAAAAGGTGGCGATCAAGATCATCAACAGGGAGAAACTATCGGAATCAGTGCTGATGAAGGTGGAGAGAGAAATCGCGATCATGAAGTTAATAGACCATCCTCATGTGCTCGGTCTCTCGGACGTGTACGAAAACAAGAAATATTT ATACCTCGTATTGGAACACGTATCGGGAGGAGAGCTTTTCGATTATTTAGTAAAAAAGGGTAGACTTACACCGAAGGAAGCAAGGAGATTTTTTCGACAAATCATTTCCGCATTAGATTTTTGTCACAGTCATAGTATATG TCATAGAGACTTGAAGCCTGAAAATTTATTACTGGATGAGAAAAACAACATTAAGATCGCGGATTTCGGGATGGCATCGTTACAACCTGCCGGTTCTATGTTAGAAACTAGCTGCGGCTCCCCTCATTACGCCTGCCCCGAAGTGATTCGG GGAGAGAAATACGATGGCAGAAAGGCAGATGTGTGGTCCTGCGGTGTAATACTTTACGCGCTTCTGGTGGGTGCGTTACCCTTTGACGACGACAATTTAAGAAAGTTATTGGAAAAAGTGAAGCGCGGTGTGTTTTACATACCTCACTTCGTTCCACCCGAATGCCAGAATCTACTTAGAGGAATGATCGAAGTTGATCCTGAGAAAAGATTAACG CTGGCGGAAATAAATAGGCATGTGTGGGTGACAGCAGCGGGAAAAGGCGAATTGGAACTAGAACTGTCAATGATGGACGTAGTACAGACACATGTTATTCCGTCCGTGGACGCTATCGATCCAGATGTGTTACAGGCGATCGCGAGTCTAGGCTGCTTTAAAGAGCGTGACAAACTCATCCAGGAACTTCTCAGCCCGAA CCACAACACTGAAAAAGTTATCTACTTCTTGTTGCTCGAGAGAAAACGAAGAAGACCCGCGTGCGAAGACGAGCTTGAAGTGATGAGAGGAGGCATAAGAGGATCCGCGAGCCAACTGGAGGTAGATCCGCCGAGAAAGCGAGTAGACACTTGTCGGGTGAACGGTAGCACAGCCTTAAATCTCGGAGAAATCAGTCACGGATCTCCTTTGACACCTAGGAGACAATCGAG CACGCGTCATCCCGCGCGTCGTTCGCCAAGCACAGGATGTCACTCACACGCGTCGCATTCACACGCATCGACGCCAAGTAGTTCACCATTGCATGGCGCAAACGCCGTCGCCGGGCTGTTGAGTTCTCACAGAGCACCGCCGGCGGCTACCTCGCATCTGGGCCAGACGGGAAGTCCTCATAGGCTTTCCACGGTGACCAACACCACGGGGAATGGCAACACTTCTACCCCAGCCGTACCAGCGCCAATCCCAACCGTGCCCAATGTCGGCATAGAGATAAACAACGTTCATCAAG TCGCTATCGGTGTTACACCGCCGGGATCACCACACACCGGTGCTGGTTCTGGGGCTCACCCCTGGAGATCAAGACTAACCACCATCAAAAATTCGTTTTTGGGCAGCCCACGATTTCATAGGCGCAAATTACTCACGAGCGCCGAAGAG ATGCATCTTACACCAGATTCCTCTCCGGAACTGACGAAGAAATCCTGGTTCGGTAGCTTGATGACCACAGAGAAAGATGAAACGTTCACAGTTCTCGTTAAAGGGAAAACGTTGGCCAACGTGAAGGCTGATTTGATACATGCTTTTCTATCG ATAGCAGAATTATCTCACAGTGTGAGTTCGGCCATGTCCTTCAGAGTGGAATACAAAAGCGGAAACACTGCACGAGCAATGTTTCAACGGCAGGTCTGTTTTCAAGTCGATATCAACGCCATTTCAAAGCAGCCCAACGAACCTTTGTACGCCATTACTTTTACTTTATTAAGTG GGAACATTCGAAGATTTCGAAAAGTTTGCGAGCACATACAGTCGCAAGTGTGCGTGGGATACGAGGGTATGATGAGAGGTCAACGCAGACCAGCGCCACCGAGTCCTCAGGCCTCTCGGAAATTCACGACGGAAATGAGCGAGAGTTCCAGCTGCGGCAGCGACACTAGCGAACGACTGCTCTTCCCTCACCCAGCTACCAGACAGGTAGTCTGTTTCAACAAG ATTGATTCGGACATTGAATCGGACACGTCGGTGTTTGATGCGAAGTCGCCGAGTCGTGAAAACGGTCGCAGAAGCTCGACATCGACGAACAATAATAACCCGGTTGCCGGCGACGCGACACCGACGCCCGGAAGCCCGACCAAAGCAGTTCGCAGCAACTCTGAAAGCCAGAACACACCGGAGAAGAAGTGCGTTACCACCATGAGCGGTAACAACATAGCGTGA